In the genome of Acidimicrobiia bacterium, one region contains:
- a CDS encoding WhiB family transcriptional regulator, whose protein sequence is MIVSLAIGDWQIQGLCRGNHSHLFFPPSTFEKKDERERRESRAKAICDVCPVQGDCVSYALEIREPYGIWGGTTEVDRRVRAS, encoded by the coding sequence GTGATTGTGAGTTTGGCCATCGGCGACTGGCAGATTCAAGGGCTTTGCCGGGGTAACCATTCACACCTGTTCTTCCCTCCGAGCACCTTCGAAAAGAAGGATGAGCGCGAGCGGCGCGAGTCGCGGGCCAAGGCCATTTGCGATGTATGCCCGGTCCAGGGTGACTGTGTCTCCTATGCACTGGAGATTCGCGAACCCTATGGCATCTGGGGTGGGACGACCGAGGTCGACCGCCGGGTGCGAGCCAGCTAG